GCGTTGCTCTGCTCGCGTTCGGGCAGCGGGGGCGCTCGCGAGAGAAAGCCCGCCCGTTTGGCGTGGGCGTTGCGGCGTTCAGCGCGGGGGGCGGAGTGAAGCTCACGGGGGCGTTCTGATGAACCGCATGCGGTTGCTATCGCTCGGCATCGTCGTGGGGGGAGCCGTCGGCTGCGAGGGTATGCTCGGGTTCGAGGACTTCGAGGCTGCTCGTTCCACACAGGAGGCCGGGGCAGTCGCGTGTACGGCGGCAAGCGCACCGGCCGGCATGGTGGGCCGTCGACTGCCGAATGGAGCCTGCGTCTGGGTGGACCAGTGGGAAGTGAGCCGTTCTCGCTACGAGTCCGTGATCGCGGGCGTGAATCTCTCGGTCAACGGTGACCCTGCCCTGTGCCCCGACAAGAAGTCCTCCGCGGATCTGGAGTCCGGTTGCAGCGGCCAGACCGGCGAGCTGGACGCGGGCGACGGCAGTTTGCCAGTCACATGCGTCGATTGGTGTGACGCGCACATCTTCTGCCGCGCCGAGGGCAAACGACTGTGCAAGGACGACTTCGCCAGCCCCGTCAGCGCTGCGACCAGCGATTGGTACGCGTTGTGTTCTGCCGACGGAAAGCGGGACTATCCGTACGGTGCGAGCGCCGACCCCAGCGTCTGCAACAACTCCGACAATCCGACCTTTGGCTGCAATCCCAACTGCCTGCTCTCGCCGACCAATCAATTGAATGCTTGCAAGGCAGACTCCGCCGTCTACGACCTGATCGGCAACGTGGCGGAGTGGACGGACGCGTGCAACAGCAGCAGTGCTTCTGCTGAATGCCGCCTGCGGGGAGGCGGAGTGAACAAGTCCTCCCAGGACTCGAGCTGCTCTTCCGTCGAGACAGTCCCCCGGGGGACACGCGCAGCGTTCTTCGGCTTCCGCTGCTGCTGGCAGCCGTAGTGGTAGCGCACGTGTCAACGACTGTCGGGATCCGCGCAGCCGCGCATGGCTGGTGGGGGTAGCAGATCGCGGCCGCGCCCCGCGCGGGCTCACGCTCGCGCAGGTTTCAACACCACGGCCCGGCCGTGCCGCCCGTCCAGGTAGATGCGGAGCGGTTGCTCGAGCTCGACGTGGCGCACCAGAGCCGATTCCCGCGCCGAGGGTTGGTCGTTCAGCCAGCTCTCGTCGATGCGCGCATTCGCTTGGGGTGTGGCGGTCAGATAGCCGACATGCGCCGCCGTCAGGTTGTGGAAGAAGTGAGTGCCTTGTGACGACTCGAGCAGCTCGCCTCGGAGAGGAGTCTCGACGATCACGCGGGAATTGGCGATGTGAGTCCAGTCCACCGGGATCCCGAGGTGTGGATCCGACGAGCCCCAGCGACCAGGCCCGACCAGCAGATACTTCCGGCCGTGTGCCCGCAGGTTGGCGTCAATTTCCCGAAGCTCGATGGCAGCGGCGCGCGTCTCCTGCGCCGAGAGGTACCCGCTCTTGACGTAGACGACGTCGCGCACGTCTTCGATGATGCCGTTGCCGAGTGAGCGCTCCGTCCGGATCAGGGGTTTCGTCGGCGTCGAAGGCGTCGAAGGCGACATGCACGGGAGCGGGATCTTGGCTCGCCATGGGCCGCGCCTGCAGCACGTACAGCCTCGGCACCTTGCTGCGCTGGCCGGGCCCGGAGAGCGACCGTAGTCCCCCATGTCCACGGCGAACTCGAGCTCCACCTCCGAATTCATGGCTTTGCCGACCACGGCCAGGAGCGCCGGTGATGGCCTCCGCCAGCGGGATGGCCTTCCAGCGCAACACGTTGGCAAAGGTGACGGCGCGCGGGCCCGGCAGCGCCAGGTTCTCCCGGATGGCGTCGTCGTCGACCGAGTAGACGCTGCCGGCGAGCGCCAGCGTTCCGTCGCCCTCGGCCACATCCAGGTCGTACAAGCGCAAGAGCCCGTGCGGGTCGGCCGCAAAGTCGATCAGCGGCGAGCTCAGGTCCAGCGCGTAGAACTGGCGTTGTGTGCCTCGAGCACCTGCGCCGGACGCCCGAACTGGGGCAGGACGCCCGGGTGGGCCGGGCTGAAGCGGACGCCCGAGCCCTGCGCCACGACCATCTGGCCGAGACCCAGAGCGATCACCGCCAGACCTTGGTCGGCTCGTTGCGGCCCGATGGGGTAATAGTTGTACGACTGCGCAACGCCGGAGATGGGCGGGTAGAAACGCTCCCCATGCTTTTGTCCGATGATCTGCTGCACCAGCACGCCCATCTTTTCATCCTCGGCGCTGTGGGGGTGAGCTGCCGAATAGGTGCGGGCGTCCCGCGCGAACATCGAGGCGTAGACCGCCTTGATCGCGCGCTGGAGCTCCTTGAAGCGCACCTCGGGATCGGGGTGGTTGTTGGGCAACATGTAGGTGGCGTACACGCCGGCGAAAGGTTGGAAGCGGGCGTCCTCGCGCAGACTGGAGGAGCGCACCGCGAGCGGGCCTTCCAGTGCCCAGTACGCCTCGTGCAGCTCGGCCAAGAAACTCTCCGACAGGCGCGCCTGCATGATCACGCGGCGGATCTCCGGGGTCATCACGCCGGCCGAGGAGCTTGACGTCGATCTGTCGAATGAAGCGATCGAACTCCCCGACGCTGATGGCGACCGTCTTGGGAATGCGGATCTCGGCTCCGGGAAGCGCTGGATCAGGCCTTCCTGCACCAAGAGTCCGCTCACGAGCCGATGCTGCGTGCCTTGCCACCGATGGACCCAGTGCCAATGCGCATGAAGCGGTTGCTGGGTGAGCGGGTGCCCGTCGCCAGGTCGGTCACAACGCCGGCCTGATCGTGATCCGAGGCCTGGCGCAGGACCTCCTGCAAGTAGGTCCGCACGCGCTCGGTTTGTTGAAGTCGGCCAGGGTGATGCCGCGCGTGTAACGCGCGATCTGGAACATCGAGCGCGCCTTGAGCCAGCGCGAAAAATCGTGGCGCTTGGCGTGGTGCAGAATGGATTCGAGTGGCACGTGCTCCAGGGCTTCAGCGAGCTCGAGCACACTGCGGGCGGTGGCGACCTGGGTGCCGTCGGGCAGGCGAAAGATGAACTCGCCGAAACCGATGTGTTCTTCCAGGAACCGACGCACGACCTGCATGGCGTCAGGGGGCGTTCTTGTCTGCAAATCGCACGTCCGCCTCCCGCGCCGCCGCGGCAAGGAGGCGTCGGAGGAGTGGAGCAGCATGGGCGGCGGGTCCTCGCGCTGTCGGACCAACTCGAGCAGCTGAAACCCCGCGCGGGGCTCGAGCTGGCCGCCTCGGGGGAACGAGACGTCGCTGATGATCCCCATCACGTTGCTGGCCCAGCGCTCCAGCAAGCGTCTGGCATCTTCGAACGTGCGCGCCAGGAGGATCTTCGGCCGGGCGTGGATGCGGAGCGCCCGATGAAACTCGTTGACACCCTCCGCGACCAGCGAGCGCGACTGCCGCATGAGCTCCGGATACAGGAGCGTCAGGAAACCGGAGAACGCCCGGACACTGTCTTCGACGATGATGACCTGAATGTCGGCCGCATCGACGTCGTGATCGACGTTGGCCATTTGACGACGGCGAGCATGATGCCCGCGTCGCCGCTCCAGAGCAGGACCTGATCGAAATACCCCTCTTCCGCCGGCGGGAGGGAGCCGAGCTGCGCCTCGTCGAACACCAGGAGCACCAGCGGCAGAGCCCCGTGCAAGCTGCGGATCTGCCGGCCCAGATCGGCAACGTCGGTGCCGGGCAGCGAGCTGGCGATCAGCACCAGCTGGAAGGGCCGGCGCGTGAGCAGGGCCAGCGCGGCCTCCGCCGATTTGGCGTGGGTGATCCGCGGTGCCCAGGACAGCTCCAGCTCGGAGTAGCTGGCAAAGATCCGGTGGGTGAGCGGCCCGTCCTCCTCGAGCAGGAATGCGTCCAAGCCGAGGAGACCAGCAGGACCTCCCGCACTCGGTTTGGCATCAGCGCGTGGAACTGTTCACGCCAATGCGAGCGGATGCGCGGGAGGGCCGGCCGGGACGGCTTGCCTGGCATCCCTAGACGATGCCTTGATCGAGCATCGAGTCGGCGACCTTGACGAAGCCGGCGATGTTGGCGCCCGCGACGTAGTCGATGAACTCGCCCTGCTTGCCGTACTTCACGCACTCGGTGTGGATCGAGCGCATGATGATGTGAAGGCGGTTGTCGACCTCTTCCCGGGTCCAGCTGAGGTGAGCGGCGTTCTGCGCCATCTCGAGACCCGACGTGGCCACGCCGCCGGCGTTGGCTGCCTTGCCCGGACCGTACAGGAGGTGCGCTTCGCGGAAGACGCTGACCCCTTCCGGTGTCGTGGGCATGTTGGCACCCTCCGACACACAGATGCAGCCGTTCTTGACCAAGGTTTGTGCGTCGTTGCCATCGAGCTCGTTCTCGATGGCGCAGGGCAGCGCGATCTCACATGGAATGCCCCAGGGGCGCTGGCCTTCGCGATAGCTTGCGCCGGGATACTGCGCCACGTACTCGGCGATGCGCCCGCGGCGGATGTTCTTCAGGTTCATCACCCACGCCAGTTTGTCCGGCCCGATGCCGTCGGGATCGAAGATGGTTCCAGCGGAATCCGAGAGTGAGACCACCTTGCCCCCGAGCTCGTTGACCTTCTCCACCGCGTATTGCGCGACGTTGCCGCTTCCCGACACGGTGACGGTCGCGCCTTCGAAGGAGCGCCCGCGCGTGGCGAGCATCTCTTGAGCGAAGTAGGTGGCACCGTAGCCGGTCGCCTCCGGTCGGATCAGTGAGCCGCCCCAGTTGATGCCCTTGCCGGTGAGCACCCCGGTGAACTCGTTGCGGAGTTTTTTGTACTGCCCGAACAGGTAGCCGATCTCTCGCGCCCCGACGCCCACGTCGCCGGCGGGAACGTCCGTGTTGGGCCCGATGTGGCGGAACAATTCGCTCATGAAGGCCTGGCAGAAGCGCATGACCTCCATGTCGCTCTTGCCTTTGGGATCGAAGTCGCTGCCGCCTTTGCCGCCGCCCATCTGCAGCG
This DNA window, taken from Myxococcales bacterium, encodes the following:
- a CDS encoding SUMF1/EgtB/PvdO family nonheme iron enzyme, producing MRLLSLGIVVGGAVGCEGMLGFEDFEAARSTQEAGAVACTAASAPAGMVGRRLPNGACVWVDQWEVSRSRYESVIAGVNLSVNGDPALCPDKKSSADLESGCSGQTGELDAGDGSLPVTCVDWCDAHIFCRAEGKRLCKDDFASPVSAATSDWYALCSADGKRDYPYGASADPSVCNNSDNPTFGCNPNCLLSPTNQLNACKADSAVYDLIGNVAEWTDACNSSSASAECRLRGGGVNKSSQDSSCSSVETVPRGTRAAFFGFRCCWQP